The following coding sequences lie in one Apium graveolens cultivar Ventura chromosome 1, ASM990537v1, whole genome shotgun sequence genomic window:
- the LOC141707984 gene encoding uncharacterized protein LOC141707984 — MASVTLPSDPKMSEIVDVSFPSQETPIQMASVFLPKFILLKSRFSPNLLGCVKGNPDSIKDYVKFYAERVGMLEAKFEVHRSATGNGMVHIRNCYNNRYLVLNDTNDAVVAKAETTEEDQSKRSCTLFRPTGNANSTRLINVHLGKNVSFWRTTGLYEGCLLAQYTSNAADLSDVFNVIDWESLVILPRYVAFQNANKFLKSVTYKKHEHLQFDLNKVDDNPILSTNEIIQTANSSIHIRSLHFQKYWNERGWIRPELVTPDNTTLFEAIKLTDDTIALKTVAVNRFCNRVPNRDNKKNYLARDPSSIIPESRFKVVEAVSSRTISNYQYHLMNARIYNETIDTMSEKVYSNNTSTPELHAYMLQRLQRTTTTWSSSISIRLTATATARIGIPFIKEGKVTVESEYNGELTWNKTTVDETKTTHSYLKMVPAGKKVTMRMVATNGTCDVPFSYTQRDVLYTGETVVTVMDDGIFTGANFYSYKVESLEEPLVKNPDDMETEPEWKPFGILSPLGEFIPIEEGAQVVLINCRAGGDTVRRVVEIVPISTISLLFSFSVVRCVTGLFLPFKFKHLYAMSANVVISSFQPSSTSRGSRMSKIRFSFIANMKCVAKLRPSLSNIGTRIDFCPVKSSTRTTPKL, encoded by the exons ATGGCTTCTGTAACTTTGCCAAGTGACCCAAAAATGAGTGAAATAGTTGATGTATCTTTTCCAAGTCAGGAGACACCGATTCAAATGGCTTCTGTTTTCTTGCCAAAGTTTATTCTGCTCAAGTCAAGATTTAGTCCCAATTTATTGGGATGTGTCAAAGGAAATCCAGACAGCATCAAGGATTATGTCAAGTTTTATGCTGAGCGTGTTGGGATGCTCGAAGCAAAGTTTGAAGTCCACAGATCTGCAACTGGGAATGGAATGGTTCACATTAGGAATTGTTACAACAACCGCTACCTGGTGTTGAACGACACTAATGATGCCGTTGTTGCCAAGGCTGAAACCACTGAGGAAGACCAATCCAAGCGTTCTTGTACGCTGTTCAGGCCTACTGGAAATGCTAATAGCACCCGGCTTATCAATGTTCATCTTGGGAAGAATGTGTCCTTCTGGAGAACTACTGGACTCTATGAGGGATGCTTACTGGCACAGTACACCTCAAATGCTGCGGACCTCTCCGATGTATTCAATGTAATTGATTGGGAGTCGCTGGTGATACTTCCAAGATATGTGGCTTTCCAGAATGCAAATAAATTTCTCAAATCCGTCACTTACAAAAAACATGAACATCTTCAGTTTGATCTAAATAAGGTGGACGACAATCCAATTTTGTCGACCAATGAGATCATCCAGACTGCCAATAGTAGCATTCACATTCGTAGCTTGCACTTTCAAAAATACTGGAACGAACGCGGATGGATTCGGCCTGAATTAGTTACGCCAGATAACACCACACTATTTGAGGCAATCAAATTAACCGATGATACTATTGCTCTTAAAACCGTAGCCGTTAATAGATTCTGCAACAGGGTGCCCAACAGggataataaaaaaaactacctCGCTCGTGATCCTTCTTCAATCATTCCAGAATCCAGATTTAAGGTTGTAGAGGCTGTCTCTTCAAGGACGATCTCTAATTACCAATACCACCTCATGAATGCAAGAATTTACAATGAGACCATCGACACAATGAGCGAGAAAGTATACTCAAACAACACCAGTACTCCCGAGTTGCATGCGTACATGCTCCAACGTCTGCAGAGGACAACCACTACATGGAGCAGCAGTATCTCAATCAGGTTGACTGCGACAGCTACTGCTAGGATAGGCATCCCATTTATCAAGGAAGGTAAAGTAACAGTGGAGAGTGAGTATAATGGAGAGCTTACATGGAATAAAACCACTGTAGACGAAACTAAGACAACCCATAGCTACCTGAAGATGGTACCAGCAGGGAAAAAGGTGACGATGCGAATGGTGGCAACCAATGGTACTTGTGATGTTCCGTTTTCTTACACTCAGCGTGATGTCCTTTATACCGGGGAAACAGTTGTCACAGTGATGGACGACGGCATTTTTACTGGCGCCAATTTCTACTCTTACAAAGTTGAAAGCTTGGAGGAACCACTAGTTAAGAACCCTGATGACATGGAAACTGAGCCAGAATGGAAGCCGTTTGGTATACTGTCACCGTTAGGGGAGTTCATTCCTATCGAAGAAGGAGCTCAA GTAGTACTAATAAATTGTCGTGCAGGTGGAGATACTGTCCGGAGAGTAGTGGAGATAGTTCCTATTTCCACTATCAGTCTCTTGTTTTCGTTTTCAGTTGTTCGGTGCGTCACCG GCCTCTTCCTCCCATTCAAGTTCAAGCATCTATATGCAATGTCAGCAAATGTTGTGATCTCTTCCTTTCAGCCCTCTTCTACAAGTCGGGGATCAAGAATGTCAAAGATTCGATTCTCTTTTATTGCTAATATGAAATGTGTTGCTAAACTTCGTCCTTCTTTGTCGAATATAGGTACAAGGATTGATTTTTGTCCTGTCAAAAGCTCAACAAGAACTACACCAAAGctataa